The following proteins come from a genomic window of Aquimarina sp. MAR_2010_214:
- a CDS encoding class I SAM-dependent methyltransferase, protein MNYLFIILPIVLLGIASPKLIKLIKHKSLYPFMPYKYNFRRRRITFSKTLQLLNERNAKILVETGTSRNGLKATKTDGGATIVFGKWAKENDAKLHSVDISENSVKGAQEAVQEESLQDSTTVYLGDSLDFLKNFNDSIDFLYLDSYDYSKTDIEVQKKSQEHHLQEFILAENKLHDKSIVLIDDCRLPGGGKGKTVVEYMLKKDWKILINAYQILLVKK, encoded by the coding sequence ATGAACTATCTATTTATTATTTTACCTATTGTGCTACTAGGAATTGCATCTCCCAAACTTATCAAACTTATCAAACATAAGTCATTATATCCTTTCATGCCTTACAAATATAATTTTAGGAGAAGACGTATAACTTTTTCTAAAACACTACAGCTCTTAAATGAACGAAACGCTAAAATACTGGTAGAGACAGGAACTTCGAGAAATGGTCTAAAAGCTACTAAAACTGATGGTGGTGCAACAATCGTTTTTGGTAAATGGGCAAAGGAAAATGATGCTAAGTTACATTCTGTAGATATTAGTGAAAATTCGGTTAAAGGAGCACAAGAAGCAGTACAAGAAGAAAGTTTACAAGATAGTACAACGGTATATCTTGGGGATTCTCTAGACTTCTTAAAGAATTTCAACGACTCTATTGACTTTTTATATCTAGATAGTTATGATTATTCAAAAACCGATATAGAAGTTCAAAAGAAAAGTCAGGAGCATCACTTACAAGAGTTTATTCTGGCTGAAAATAAATTACATGATAAATCTATCGTTTTAATAGATGATTGTAGGCTTCCTGGAGGTGGTAAAGGAAAAACAGTTGTAGAATATATGCTAAAAAAAGATTGGAAAATTTTAATTAATGCTTATCAAATTTTATTAGTGAAAAAGTAG
- a CDS encoding DUF4422 domain-containing protein, whose protein sequence is MQINIYTVTHKSLALPTNDLFQPILVGNRKENIPDNFLQDDIENHIAEKNPNYCEITAMYWIWKNVKHIDYIGICHYRRYFNFIDAFTFSHIKRVKKYKNRYSLEKVCSQRHNKKIEKLLKDYDFILPKKRPLKKTMYNQYIENHKEENLKLAIEIIHELYPDYVTSMTQVFNKKKGYFYSMMITSKVIYDQYMTWLMRILFEVEQRIIKSGIGIEPRVFGFLAERLFNLYLCHHDFKIKEVQVIRKK, encoded by the coding sequence ATGCAAATAAATATTTACACCGTTACTCATAAAAGTTTAGCATTACCAACTAATGACTTATTTCAGCCTATATTGGTAGGAAATAGAAAAGAGAATATTCCTGATAATTTTCTACAAGATGATATCGAAAACCATATAGCAGAAAAGAATCCTAATTATTGTGAAATCACTGCAATGTACTGGATTTGGAAAAATGTTAAACATATTGATTATATAGGTATATGTCATTATCGTCGTTATTTCAATTTTATAGATGCATTTACTTTTTCACATATAAAAAGAGTCAAAAAATATAAAAATAGATATAGTTTAGAAAAAGTATGTAGCCAGAGGCATAATAAAAAAATAGAAAAACTTTTGAAAGATTATGATTTTATTCTTCCCAAAAAGCGACCGTTAAAAAAAACAATGTATAATCAATATATAGAGAATCATAAAGAAGAAAATTTAAAATTAGCTATTGAGATTATACACGAGTTATACCCTGATTATGTAACAAGTATGACTCAGGTTTTTAATAAAAAGAAAGGATATTTTTATTCGATGATGATTACCTCAAAGGTTATTTATGATCAATATATGACATGGTTAATGCGTATTTTATTTGAAGTCGAACAAAGAATAATTAAATCAGGTATAGGAATAGAACCAAGGGTCTTTGGTTTTTTAGCCGAACGGTTATTTAACCTATATCTATGTCATCATGATTTTAAAATAAAAGAAGTTCAAGTTATTAGAAAAAAATAG